A portion of the Chaetodon trifascialis isolate fChaTrf1 chromosome 7, fChaTrf1.hap1, whole genome shotgun sequence genome contains these proteins:
- the c7h8orf76 gene encoding uncharacterized protein C8orf76 homolog: MEIFGSTFDDSVFSEARDRVSVSLSSYNAKLCEPEWFCESAALDTDDSLEKQKVYKFRGDLAVRQGSYQKALDAYSSCLEWIADNNLTIRRDVLEGMARCCTKLGQRDRALHFADLLGKEASNTCHLTSLLLLKVTIYQHFGDVGTKMSSLQQLCSLLPFNPWHWYNLGQTCLQLLDSSRTTGSCSPQRCESAEEQNDGETKDRREEAAELDEDRVWLKACTCFIRTRLLLRILRQQQSSFVLQRSENTLQVTDDALQRLNPKETTLQAVTEVMSEDLIPEKMREDYQDGESLASVCVQTFRERWWNKILQTGVLEADGSRHETQTDTKS, translated from the exons ATGGAGATATTTGGCAGCACGTTTGATGACTCGGTGTTTTCAGAGGCGAGAGACCgagtttctgtgtctctgtcctcttaCAACGCCAAACTCTGTGAGCCAGAG tGGTTTTGTGAGAGTGCTGCTCTCGACACAGATGATTCATTGGAGAAGCAGAAAGTCTACAAGTTCAGAGGAGACTTGGCTGTGAGACAGGGGAGCTATCAG AAAGCTTTGGATGCGTACAGCAGCTGCCTGGAGTGGATCGCTGACAACAACCTGACCATCAGAAGAGATGTACTGGAGGGAATGGCCCGATGCTGCACCAAActgggacagagggacagggcGCTGCACTTTGCTGACTTACTG GGCAAAGAAGCCTCCAACACCTGCCACCTAAccagcctcctgctgctcaAG GTCACAATCTACCAGCATTTTGGAGACGTAGGAACCAAGATGtcgtctctgcagcagctgtgcagcctGCTGCCCTTCAACCCCTGGCACTGGTACAACCTGGGACAGacatgtctgcagctgctggacagCAGCAGAACCACAG GATCATGTTCCCCTCAGAGGTGTGaatcagcagaggagcagaatgatGGAGAGACTAAGGACCGAcgggaggaggcagcagagctCGATGAGGACAGAGTCTGGCTGAAAGCTTGCACCTGTTTCATCAGGACGAG actcCTGTTGAGAATCCTCCGGCAGCAGCAGTCCTCCTTTGTGCTGCAGCGAAGTGAAAACACCCTGCAGGTGACAGATGACGCATTACAGCGGCTAAATCCCAAAGAGACGACCCTGCAGGCTGTCACTGAG gtGATGTCAGAGGACCTGATCCCTGAGAAGATGAGGgaggactaccaggatggggAGAGTctggccagtgtgtgtgtgcagacattcaGAGAGCGCTGGTGGAATAAGATCTTACAGACGGGAGTACTAGAGGCTGATGGCAGTCGACAtgagacgcagacagacacaaagtcCTGA